The Terriglobus roseus sequence AGGGGCCATGGTGGGCGCGCATCCCTTTGGTGGCTTCAACATGAGCGGCACGGACTCCAAAGCGGGTGGAGCCGACTACCTGCTGCTGTTCACGCAGGGGAAGAGCATTGCGGAGAAGGTCGGCGTGATTGACGAAGGTGACCAGATGCCCAGGCCGATGGGCATCTAGAACGCTTGATTGCGTGGTGCCGCAGGGCGGTAACGGCCCTGCGGCGCTTGCGAGTCAGCCGGGAAGATTATGCAAGGGAAGCCTGCAGCGCCTCGCAGGCCCTTGCGGCGGCCTCTGCCAAAGTGCGGTGATGCAGGGTAAAGAGCGCGAGTTCCAGCCGGTCGCTGGAGCCGCTTTTGTCGTAGATGGAGCGCAGGTAGTTTTTGATGACCTGCTCCTTGGTGCCGAGTTCTTCGGCGATCTGCCGATTCTTCCAACCCTGCACGACGAAGCCAACAATTTGCAGTTCGCGTGGCGTCAGGACGGTGAGCATACGCTGCGCCACGGTATCGATGACATTGGTTGAGCTAGGGGCCACAACGCGTTCCCCAACGCCCACGCGCCGCACGCAAGTCAACAGGTCGGAAGCAGACGCCTGGCGGGTCAGCAGGCCGTCGAGACGCCATACCAACGCTGTCTCCGGCTCTGATCCGGTCTCCGTCATCAGGATGACGCGTGTGTTCGCTGCCGCTGCTGCCGCCAGCAGGCGGTCTGCGTCCGCGCCGAGTGACTGGGCAACAACGGCGACGCAGTCGCGGGAGTTGGCGACGAGGTCCAGCAGTGCCACAGGATTGTCGCACTGTCCTAAGATCGACAGGTCCAAATCTGCGTCCAGGACGCGGGCGGTACCGGCGCGGAAGATCGCCTGGTCATCGGCAAGAAGGATACGAATCATGGGATAAGGCACATTTCTCTACAGGATGCATCTGTCGCGGTGAGCCCCGTGGGACAAACCGCGTAATGCCCTGAGTATGCAACAGATAGGCCATAATGCAGAGAATATTTGCATCGGCGACATCAATCGGCCAATCTAAAGCTCGGGTAAGTTGCGTACTGGGCAACTCCGGCAGGAATTTAGCAGGGAGCAGCGGCAACATGGCACGACCGATTCTGTTGGCAGTGGACGATGACACGAGCGTGCTTGAGGCAGTCGTGGGCGATCTCCGCCGGAAATATGCGCAGGAATACCGCATTGTGCGGGCCGCCAGTGGACAGGCAGCGCTGGATACCTGCAGCCAGTTGAAGGAGCGCGGTGATGCCGTCGCGCTGTTTCTGAGCGATCAGCGTATGCCCGGCATGACGGGTGTCGACTTCCTGAGCCGCGCGATTCCGCTGTATCCCGAAGCGAAGCGCGTCCTGCTGACGGCGTACGCGGATACTGAGGCAGCGATCCGCGCAATCAATACCGCCAAGATTCACTACTACCTGAACAAGCCCTGGGATCCGCCTGAGGAGAAGCTGTATCCGGTGCTGGATGACCTGCTGTTCAGCTGGCACCAGGGCTACCGGCCTCCATACGAGGGTGTGCAGGTGATTGGCACGCGGTGGGGATCGCAGGATCATGCGGTGCGCGACTTCCTTTCGCGCAACCAGGTGAACTACCGCTGGCTAAATCCCGAAGCGGGCCCTGAGGCCGCCGAGGCCTTGAAAGCACGCGGCCTGGATGATTCCAAGCTGCCGGTGGTGATCTTCAGTGACGGCACTGCTGCTGTCCAGCCGACGCAGATGGAATTGGCGAATAAGGTCGGCCTGAAGACGCATGCGGATAAAGAGTTTTACGATGTTGTCGTCGTTGGGGCTGGGCCGGCTGGGCTGGCCGCGGGCGTCTATGGAGCCTCCGAGGGGCTGCGCACGCTGGTGATCGAACCGGACGCGGTTGGCGGGCAGGCTGGATCGAGCTCGCGCATCGAGAACTACCTGGGATTCCCCGAGGGTCTGCGCGGTGACGAACTGGCAAAGCGCGGCTTCATCCAGGCGCAACGTCTTGGCGCAGAGTTTCTGACACAGCGTGTGACTTCGATCGAGGTCGACAACCAGTACCGCATCGTCAAGCTCGAAGACGGCCGCGAGGTGAGTTGTTCCGTTGTGCTGGTGGCGACGGGTGTCAGCTGGTGCAAGCTGGACGTTCCGGGTGCTGACGATCTCATCGGCGCGGGCGTTTACTATGGTGCGGCACAGAGCGAAGCAGCTGCGTGCAAGGACGAAGATGTCTTTGTGGTGGGCGGTGCAAACTCCGCCGGACAAGCCGCAATGAACTTTGCGAAGTACGCGCGTAAGGTGACCATGCTGGTCCGCGGCAAGGGGCTTGAGCAGAGCATGTCGAAGTACCTGATCGACCAGATCGCGAGCATGCCGAACATCACGGTTGAAACCGGCACAGAGATCACGCGCTTCTGTGGCATGGGGCATCTCGAAGGCATCGAGTTGAAGACGCCAAACGGCATGGAAAATCGTGCGGCAAGTTCGGTTTTCATCTTCATCGGTGCGGCCCCCAAGACACAATGGCTGCCGGAGCAGGTGTGTCGCGATGAGCGTGGCTTCGTCCTTGCTGGACCGGACCTGAAGCGGGTGGGCATCGAGCGTATCGCAGGGAGTGCGGGCGACCGCGATCCTTACCTGTTAGAGACAAGTGTTCCTGGAATTTTTGTGGCGGGCGATGTGCGTCATGGCTCCGTAAAGCGTGCGGCTTCGGCCGTGGGCGAAGGCTCCATCGCAATTCAGTTTGTACATCAGTACCTGGCGGGGTTTTAAGGAAATGGCTACCTTTGCGGATTGCCTTGTGAACAGCGTGGAATGGCAGCGTGCGGCGATTGCCGAACTGCAGCGGTTACAGGTCTTTGGACCGGATGCGCCGGAGAGTGAGCTGGCTTGCCTGGTGGCGGTCGCACAGGAGCAGCACACGGCCGCGGGCGTTGTCCTTGTGGACGAGGTGGACAACTTGAACGAGTTCCACATCCTGCTCGAGGGCAAGGTACGCGTCTCGCGCAAGGACGCGAAGGGAAACTTCTACTTCAACAAGGTTGTGGAAGCGCCGGAGTTCATGGGCGAGGTGCCCCTCCTAAGCGGCATGCCTGCGCAGATCAACCTGGTGACGGTAACGGAAGTTCGTGGTCTGCGTCTGGATGCGGATGCTTTCTGGCATGGCATGGCGGAATGCCCGCATCTGCGTGCCGTCGTGCTCTCAGAGATGCGGCTGCGCATGCGCGGCCTGCAGCAGCAGCAAAGCCAGCAGGAGAAGCTCGCCATGCTGGGCACCATGACCGCCGGCCTGATGCATGAGTTAAATAATCCAGGCGCAGCGGCCCGCCGTGCAGCGTCGCAGCTACGTTCAAATCTGCAGCGAATGCATGCGCTGGCACGCAGTTTCAGTGAGCGCGGCCACACACCGGATCAACGCGCATGCCTTACCGGTCTGCAGGAGCGCGCACTGTCCGTGCGGTCCGAGTCGTGCATGAGTTCGATTCAGCAATCCGACGCGGAAGAAGAGATGGGCGTGTGGATGGATGAGCGCGGCATCAGCAAGGCGTGGGAGTTTGCCCCGGTCCTTGTCGCAAGCGGCATTGAGCCAGGCGACCTGAACTGCCTCGCAAACGTCTTCTCCCCCGGTGAGTTGAGTGAGCCGATCGAGTGGCTTGAGGCTACCGCCTCGTCCATGCAGATGGTCAGCCTGGTGGAAGACAGCGTGGCTCGTGTGACGGAGCTGGCGCAGGCCGTGAAGACCTATGCGCACGAGGGGCAGGCGGGCATTCAGGATGTGGACTTGAACGAGAGCATCCATACCACTGTCGTCATGATGAAGCACAAGTTGCGGGAGAAGAATATCCGCATGCAGAAGGACTTTGGACCCAACATGCCGAAGCTCCATTGCATGTGCAGCGGCCTGAACCAGGTGTGGACCAATCTGCTGGATAATGCGATCGATGCGGTGCCGTCTGAGGGGGGCATGATCGCGGTGCATACGGCCCGCGTCGGCGATGAGCTGGAAGTGTCCATTACGGACAATGGTGCCGGTATCTCGCCTGAGGCTCAGGAGCATATCTTCGATCCGTTTTTCACGACGAAGGCCGCGGGCGTCGGCAGCGGCATGGGCCTTGGCATCGTCCGTCAGATTCTCGAGAGCTATCACGGCCGTCTGGAGCTGGAGTCCAAGCCGGGGCGTACTCAGTTCACTGTCCGCATTCCAGCGGACCAGAACTTCTAAGCAGACACCGTTCCGTTAGGCATATCGC is a genomic window containing:
- a CDS encoding FAD-dependent oxidoreductase — protein: MARPILLAVDDDTSVLEAVVGDLRRKYAQEYRIVRAASGQAALDTCSQLKERGDAVALFLSDQRMPGMTGVDFLSRAIPLYPEAKRVLLTAYADTEAAIRAINTAKIHYYLNKPWDPPEEKLYPVLDDLLFSWHQGYRPPYEGVQVIGTRWGSQDHAVRDFLSRNQVNYRWLNPEAGPEAAEALKARGLDDSKLPVVIFSDGTAAVQPTQMELANKVGLKTHADKEFYDVVVVGAGPAGLAAGVYGASEGLRTLVIEPDAVGGQAGSSSRIENYLGFPEGLRGDELAKRGFIQAQRLGAEFLTQRVTSIEVDNQYRIVKLEDGREVSCSVVLVATGVSWCKLDVPGADDLIGAGVYYGAAQSEAAACKDEDVFVVGGANSAGQAAMNFAKYARKVTMLVRGKGLEQSMSKYLIDQIASMPNITVETGTEITRFCGMGHLEGIELKTPNGMENRAASSVFIFIGAAPKTQWLPEQVCRDERGFVLAGPDLKRVGIERIAGSAGDRDPYLLETSVPGIFVAGDVRHGSVKRAASAVGEGSIAIQFVHQYLAGF
- a CDS encoding response regulator transcription factor, encoding MIRILLADDQAIFRAGTARVLDADLDLSILGQCDNPVALLDLVANSRDCVAVVAQSLGADADRLLAAAAAANTRVILMTETGSEPETALVWRLDGLLTRQASASDLLTCVRRVGVGERVVAPSSTNVIDTVAQRMLTVLTPRELQIVGFVVQGWKNRQIAEELGTKEQVIKNYLRSIYDKSGSSDRLELALFTLHHRTLAEAAARACEALQASLA
- a CDS encoding ATP-binding protein codes for the protein MATFADCLVNSVEWQRAAIAELQRLQVFGPDAPESELACLVAVAQEQHTAAGVVLVDEVDNLNEFHILLEGKVRVSRKDAKGNFYFNKVVEAPEFMGEVPLLSGMPAQINLVTVTEVRGLRLDADAFWHGMAECPHLRAVVLSEMRLRMRGLQQQQSQQEKLAMLGTMTAGLMHELNNPGAAARRAASQLRSNLQRMHALARSFSERGHTPDQRACLTGLQERALSVRSESCMSSIQQSDAEEEMGVWMDERGISKAWEFAPVLVASGIEPGDLNCLANVFSPGELSEPIEWLEATASSMQMVSLVEDSVARVTELAQAVKTYAHEGQAGIQDVDLNESIHTTVVMMKHKLREKNIRMQKDFGPNMPKLHCMCSGLNQVWTNLLDNAIDAVPSEGGMIAVHTARVGDELEVSITDNGAGISPEAQEHIFDPFFTTKAAGVGSGMGLGIVRQILESYHGRLELESKPGRTQFTVRIPADQNF